A stretch of the Vitis vinifera cultivar Pinot Noir 40024 chromosome 16, ASM3070453v1 genome encodes the following:
- the LOC104877779 gene encoding uncharacterized protein LOC104877779 gives MEPETNVDHDTNVDAENSDEIWHQYHDAERAIDQYQRGIQQQLRIMRGLMHKLGTRRHSGVNSDAGGHSSYAPASTPTADDHAFPGDEYMASHAAYHVLDTPDRVVAPEYELQPSVPINVVSDGEEQPEGNVVPTNRNVRRRRVRRMAPNLLSPYISQPQTKQSAIKIDLKQGAALVFGDDLDASEELVSMHDTILTRGNLGCFQGNGWIGNDVVDAYCRLLQYQHEPKSKLFLSPYIAEMVIHSQAKNLVREAVIGRFEPHLYQIDIPYVNVNEVFLPVLIKNHWTLYVYDLENRRIQLLDSRPGRKKTMLSGVQQNLAKVVLWLAAHKKEVSPYDLRTFNFITPDVPLQTNEHDCGVFVMKFMELWSMGGFSKSIDVGKLKHYRLKIMGSMLFSAQNAHRDRVRRD, from the exons ATGGAGCCAGAGACTAATGTGGACCATGACACAAATGTTGATGCTGAAAATAGTGAT GAAATATGGCATCAATATCATGATGCAGAACGAGCAATCGACCAATATCAAAGGGGCATTCAGCAGCAGCTGAGAATAATGCGTGGCCTTATGCATAAGTTAGGGACTCGCAGACATAGTGGGGTAAATTCAGATGCGGGTGGTCACTCTAGCTATGCACCAGCCAGCACTCCCACGGCCGATGACCATGCATTTCCCGGTGATGAGTACATGGCTTCGCATGCTGCATACCATGTGCTAGACACACCAGATCGCGTTGTCGCCCCTGAGTATGAGTTGCAGCCCAGTGTACCCATTAATGTAGTAAGCG ATGGTGAAGAACAACCAGAAGGTAATGTTGTCCCCACAAATAGAAATGTCCGGAGACGTCGAGTGCGTCGCATGGCTCCAAACCTGTTGTCCCCATACATATCCCAACCACAAACGAAACAATCTGCCATCAAAATCGACCTAAAACAAGGAGCTGCACTGGTATTTGGAGACGATTTGGATGCAAG TGAGGAACTAGTGTCTATGCATGACACTATCCTAACCAGAGGCAATTTGGGCTGCTTCCAAGGGAATGGGTGGATAGGAAACGAC GTCGTCGATGCCTACTGTAGATTGTTGCAGTATCAACATGAACCGAAGTCGAAACTTTTTCTATCCCCCTACATAGCT GAAATGGTAATCCACTCCCAGGCAAAAAACCTAGTTAGGGAGGCAGTTATTGGACGCTTTGAACCACATCTGTATCAGATTGATATTCCATATGTCAATGTTAACGAG GTCTTCTTACCGGTCCTCATAAAGAACCATTGGACATTGTATGTATATGACCTAGAAAACAGGAGAATCCAACTGCTAGATTCTCGTCCTGGTAGAAAGAAGACAATGTTGAGTGGAGTCCAACAAAATCTG GCCAAGGTTGTCCTGTGGTTGGCTGCCCACAAAAAAGAGGTATCACCTTATGATTTGAGGACATTCAATTTCATAACACCTGATGTACCCCTCCAAACTAATGA GCACGATTGCGGAGTTTTTGTAATGAAATTCATGGAATTGTGGTCAATGGGGGGGTTCTCCAAATCAATCGATGTG GGGAAATTGAAACATTACAGGTTGAAGATCATGGGGAGTATGTTGTTCTCAGCACAAAATGCACACCGAGACCGTGTCCGGAGAGATTAA